The following coding sequences are from one Leucoraja erinacea ecotype New England unplaced genomic scaffold, Leri_hhj_1 Leri_375S, whole genome shotgun sequence window:
- the LOC129693639 gene encoding hydroxycarboxylic acid receptor 3-like has product MGDENKSCPLVEDINSSYNAPMLILTFIFGFIGNAIALWVFSLHVKTWRSTTVYGLNLAIADTLLICALPFRVDYYIRGKDWIFGDVACRLKIFTMFMSRAVSVAFLAVMALERYFKVIHPHHKVSKMTTSGAVKVPCIPWLVTLAMCLHVLTEPRTFPHMNVTNCEPFKPFVPLSSTAILTAMVFIIFYFLLPASTILFSTCCIAWKLKQMKSELRAKYKRATKLVVVMATVFIICFLPSNVAVIAVLISNSVSNCKTFGVTVQIFINTLFITYLNSVLDPFVYYFSSSTFKETLKKALISHNIRLFRSTIRSAPPKPETQVEPQRSSVLNTWDNLRTESNDNL; this is encoded by the coding sequence ATGGGTGACGAGAACAAGTCTTGTCCATTAGTGGAGGACATTAACTCATCCTACAATGCGCCAATGCTCATTTTAACATTTATCTTTGGATTCATTGGAAATGCAATTGCTCTGTGGGTCTTCTCTTTGCATGTGAAAACTTGGAGATCAACCACAGTGTACGGGTTGAACCTGGCCATCGCGGACACTCTGCTAATCTGCGCCCTACCATTTCGAGTTGACTATTATATCCGTGGGAAAGACTGGATTTTCGGCGATGTTGCCTGTCGCCTGAAGATATTCACGATGTTTATGAGCCGGGCAGTGAGCGTTGCTTTCCTGGCGGTTATGGCGCTTGAACGCTACTTCAAGGTGATCCACCCTCACCATAAAGTGAGCAAAATGACCACAAGCGGTGCGGTGAAGGTACCCTGCATTCCTTGGCTTGTAACGCTGGCGATGTGTTTGCACGTTTTGACTGAACCTCGCACGTTCCCGCACATGAATGTGACAAATTGTGAGCCGTTCAAACCATTCGTGCCCTTAAGTTCCACAGCGATTTTGACTGCCatggtttttattattttctatttCCTTTTACCGGCTTCGACCATCCTGTTTTCCACTTGCTGTATCGCCTGGAAGCTAAAGCAGATGAAATCTGAACTGAGGGCCAAATATAAACGAGCAACGAAGCTTGTGGTGGTCATGGCGACGGTTTTCATCATCTGTTTCTTACCCAGCAACGTTGCTGTAATTGCTGTTTTAATCTCAAACAGTGTAAGTAATTGCAAGACGTTCGGCGTTACCGTGCAGATCTTCATCAACACCCTGTTCATCACTTACTTGAACAGTGTGCTCGATCCGTTTGTTTACTACTTCTCCAGTTCCACGTTCAAGGAAACTCTGAAGAAAGCTCTCatttctcacaacatcagacttttCAGATCAACAATTCGCTCAGCTCCACCAAAACCAGAAACACAAGTTGAACCTCAACGATCATCTGTTCTcaacacctgggacaatttacgaaCTGAGTCGAATGACAATCTGTGA